In Pseudomonas sp. MM213, a genomic segment contains:
- a CDS encoding LysE family translocator, with protein sequence MLSTFPTLLPFLLFAFVASITPGPTNILVLSNSARYGLVAAVPIIFGACASAATIVLLVGSGAGASLTAWPFVQTAMQWIGVAWLSYLAWQIFNAPAEAVTTRDADARLGLLGAAGLQLINPKTWMMALAVVSVFAGAGEQRLAHVMVLSLAFFLISLPCLGVWALLGAGSTRWLRSPRSMQRFNRCMALLLLGSAWLSLWA encoded by the coding sequence ATGCTGTCCACTTTCCCGACGTTACTGCCCTTCCTGTTGTTTGCGTTCGTGGCGTCGATCACGCCCGGCCCGACCAACATTCTGGTGTTGAGCAACAGTGCCCGATACGGCTTGGTGGCCGCCGTGCCGATCATCTTCGGCGCCTGTGCCAGCGCCGCGACAATTGTGTTGTTGGTCGGCAGCGGTGCCGGGGCGTCGTTGACCGCTTGGCCCTTCGTGCAAACCGCCATGCAGTGGATCGGCGTCGCCTGGCTGAGTTACCTCGCCTGGCAGATTTTCAACGCTCCGGCAGAAGCCGTCACCACCCGAGATGCCGACGCCCGGCTCGGTCTTTTGGGCGCTGCCGGCCTGCAACTGATCAACCCGAAAACCTGGATGATGGCGCTGGCGGTTGTCAGTGTCTTTGCCGGGGCCGGCGAACAGCGCCTGGCCCATGTGATGGTTTTGTCGCTGGCGTTCTTTCTGATTTCCCTGCCCTGCCTTGGGGTCTGGGCGTTGCTCGGCGCGGGCTCCACGCGCTGGTTGCGCTCACCTCGCTCAATGCAACGCTTCAATCGCTGCATGGCCCTGTTGCTGTTGGGATCGGCCTGGTTGAGTCTTTGGGCCTGA
- a CDS encoding LacI family DNA-binding transcriptional regulator has protein sequence MNDFSAAQRSRVTMLDVAEHAKVSKASVSRFIGEDRALLSDAIALRIEQSIAELGYRPNQMARGLKRGRTRLIGMLVADIRNPYSIAVMHGVETACRQHGYSLVVCNTDRDDEQECQHLALLRSYNIEGLIVNTLGHHRDELQELHREMPLVLVDRKVEHLESDMVGLDNPAAVEIAIAHLEERGYRDVLLVTEPFDGTSSRIERVSSFKAQIARRSALRGTMSETGSDLTANLKTFLDTPGPGPKALFCANGIAALAATHALRELQCTLFEDVGLIALDDLDWYPLVGSGITALAQPTTEMGASAFECLLKRLRGDDGPVRTMDFSARLIVRGSTLGNSR, from the coding sequence GTGAACGATTTCTCCGCCGCCCAGCGCAGCCGCGTGACCATGCTTGATGTCGCCGAACACGCCAAGGTCTCCAAGGCCAGCGTGTCGCGGTTCATCGGCGAGGATCGCGCCTTGCTGTCCGATGCGATTGCGTTGCGCATCGAACAGTCGATTGCCGAACTGGGCTATCGCCCGAACCAGATGGCTCGCGGTCTGAAACGTGGACGAACCCGCCTGATCGGCATGCTGGTCGCCGACATCCGCAACCCTTATTCGATTGCCGTGATGCACGGGGTGGAAACCGCCTGCCGTCAACACGGCTACAGCCTGGTGGTGTGCAACACCGACCGCGATGACGAGCAGGAATGCCAGCACCTGGCCCTGCTGCGCTCGTACAACATCGAAGGGCTGATCGTGAACACCCTCGGCCACCACCGCGACGAATTGCAGGAACTGCATCGCGAGATGCCGCTGGTGCTGGTGGACCGCAAGGTCGAGCACCTCGAAAGTGACATGGTCGGGCTGGACAACCCGGCAGCGGTCGAGATCGCCATCGCCCACCTTGAAGAACGCGGATACCGCGATGTGCTGCTGGTTACCGAACCGTTTGACGGCACCAGCTCACGGATCGAACGAGTCAGCAGTTTCAAGGCGCAGATCGCCCGGCGTTCGGCGCTGCGCGGAACGATGAGCGAAACCGGCAGTGACCTCACCGCAAACCTCAAAACCTTTCTCGATACACCCGGCCCCGGCCCGAAGGCGCTGTTCTGCGCGAACGGGATTGCGGCGCTGGCCGCGACCCATGCGTTGCGCGAATTGCAGTGCACGTTGTTCGAGGATGTCGGCTTGATCGCCCTTGATGACCTGGATTGGTACCCGCTGGTGGGCAGCGGCATCACCGCCCTCGCCCAACCGACGACCGAGATGGGTGCAAGTGCGTTTGAATGCTTGCTCAAGCGTTTGCGCGGGGATGACGGGCCGGTGCGGACGATGGATTTTTCGGCTCGGTTGATTGTGCGTGGGTCGACCCTGGGAAATTCTCGGTGA
- a CDS encoding sugar phosphate isomerase/epimerase family protein, whose product MHKPPVSISLSSYGADLVRQRGQGSFIDILAAAGASHIEWREELLTVEDPAQLADATQAQGLESVYSSPMELWLAGQSKPNPQLITALQRAQAFGAKWLKVSLGYFTDTSDLQTLARILGKSAVQLLVENDQTLHGGRIEPFQRFFAAVEQHNLPIKMTFDIGNWHWQDQSASSAARLLGRHVGYVHCKAVSRRADGKLVAMPPAASDLHSWEQLLRHMAQGVMRAAEYPLQADDLVQLTTEHVAALAHLGQARLESAHV is encoded by the coding sequence ATGCATAAACCACCCGTTTCCATCAGCCTCTCCAGCTACGGCGCCGACCTCGTCCGCCAGCGCGGTCAAGGCAGTTTCATCGATATCCTCGCCGCTGCGGGCGCCAGCCACATCGAATGGCGCGAAGAATTGCTGACTGTTGAAGACCCCGCCCAACTGGCCGATGCCACCCAGGCGCAAGGCCTCGAAAGCGTGTATTCCTCGCCGATGGAACTGTGGCTGGCCGGCCAGTCGAAACCCAATCCGCAACTGATCACCGCCCTGCAACGCGCCCAGGCCTTCGGCGCCAAATGGCTGAAGGTGTCCCTCGGTTACTTCACCGACACCAGCGACCTGCAAACCCTCGCCCGGATCCTGGGCAAAAGCGCCGTGCAACTGTTGGTGGAAAACGATCAGACCCTGCACGGCGGTCGCATCGAACCGTTCCAGCGTTTTTTCGCAGCGGTCGAGCAACACAATCTGCCGATCAAAATGACCTTCGACATCGGCAACTGGCACTGGCAGGACCAGTCCGCCAGCAGCGCCGCGCGTCTGCTCGGGCGCCACGTCGGCTACGTGCACTGCAAAGCCGTGTCACGCCGGGCCGACGGCAAACTGGTCGCCATGCCGCCTGCTGCCAGCGACCTGCATTCGTGGGAACAACTGCTGCGGCACATGGCCCAAGGCGTGATGCGGGCCGCGGAATATCCGCTGCAAGCCGATGACCTGGTGCAGCTCACCACCGAGCATGTCGCCGCCCTCGCCCACTTGGGGCAAGCACGCCTGGAGAGCGCTCATGTCTGA
- a CDS encoding sugar kinase: MSEIDILSFGETMAMFVADQNGDLANVDHFHKRIAGADSNVAIGLSRLGFKVAWLSRVGDDSLGRFVIDTLKKEGLDCSNVALDAAHPTGFQLKSRTDDGDDPRVEYFRRGSAASHLSPQSIIPELLKARHLHATGIPPALSETARQMSFELMTRMREAGRSVSFDPNLRPSLWASTQQMISEINRLAALADWVLPGLSEGRLLTGYEDPADIAAFYLDQGAEAVAIKLGPHGAYYRTHLDDGFVAGVPVETVVDTVGAGDGFAVGMISALLENHSVADAVKRANWIGSRAVQSRGDMEGLPTRSEMSIEFETAIASRLAPTGDLCRL, translated from the coding sequence ATGTCTGAGATCGATATCCTGTCGTTCGGCGAAACCATGGCGATGTTTGTCGCCGATCAAAATGGCGACCTCGCCAACGTCGACCACTTTCACAAACGCATTGCCGGGGCCGACAGCAACGTCGCCATCGGGTTGTCGCGACTGGGGTTCAAGGTGGCGTGGTTGAGCCGGGTCGGCGACGACTCTCTGGGGCGCTTCGTAATCGACACCTTGAAAAAGGAAGGCCTGGATTGCAGTAACGTTGCCCTCGATGCCGCACACCCGACCGGGTTTCAGCTCAAGTCACGTACCGACGATGGCGACGATCCCAGGGTCGAGTACTTTCGGCGCGGTTCGGCGGCGAGTCATTTGTCGCCGCAGTCGATCATCCCCGAACTGCTCAAGGCGCGGCACTTGCACGCCACCGGCATTCCTCCGGCGCTCTCGGAAACGGCGCGACAGATGTCTTTCGAACTGATGACGCGCATGCGTGAAGCCGGGCGCAGTGTGTCCTTCGACCCGAACCTGCGCCCGAGCCTGTGGGCCAGCACGCAACAGATGATCAGCGAAATCAACCGCCTCGCCGCCCTCGCCGACTGGGTGCTGCCGGGTTTGAGTGAAGGTCGTTTGCTGACCGGCTATGAAGACCCGGCTGACATCGCCGCGTTTTACCTCGACCAGGGTGCCGAAGCGGTGGCGATCAAGCTCGGCCCGCACGGCGCGTATTACCGCACGCATCTGGATGACGGTTTCGTGGCGGGCGTGCCCGTGGAAACGGTGGTCGACACGGTCGGTGCCGGCGACGGGTTTGCCGTCGGCATGATCAGCGCGCTGCTGGAAAACCACAGCGTTGCCGACGCCGTGAAACGCGCCAACTGGATTGGTAGCCGTGCGGTACAGAGTCGTGGGGATATGGAGGGGTTGCCGACCCGATCCGAAATGTCCATCGAATTCGAGACCGCTATCGCCAGCAGGCTGGCTCCCACAGGGGATTTGTGTCGCCTATAG
- a CDS encoding MFS transporter: protein MKTATLATRRWWYIMPIVFITYSLAYLDRANYGFAAASGMAADLMITPGLSSMLGALFFLGYFFFQVPGAIYAQKHSVKKLIFVSLILWGSLATLTGIVSNAYWLIVIRFMLGVVEAAVMPAMLIYLCHWFTRAERSRANTFLILGNPVTMLWMSVVSGYLVQHYSWRWMFIIEGLPAVLWAFIWWRLADDRPAQAKWLSDAEKHDLESALAAEQVGIKAVKNYAEAFRSPKVIILALQFFCWSIGVYGFVLWLPSILKAGAQMDMVEAGWLSALPYLAAVIGMLLVSWGSDKLQKRKRFVWPPLLIASIAFYGSYALGAEHFWWSYTLLVIAGACMYAPYGPFFAIIPEILPSNVAGGAMALINSMGALGSFGGSYLVGYLNSSTGSPGASYLLMSGALMFSVVLTILLKPGASDRERPAVAQTRPTAAHP from the coding sequence ATGAAAACCGCAACGCTCGCCACCCGCCGCTGGTGGTACATCATGCCCATCGTGTTCATCACCTACAGCCTGGCGTACCTGGACCGCGCCAACTACGGATTCGCCGCCGCCTCCGGGATGGCCGCCGACCTGATGATCACGCCTGGCCTGTCGTCGATGCTCGGCGCACTGTTCTTCCTCGGCTACTTTTTCTTCCAGGTGCCGGGCGCGATCTACGCGCAAAAACACAGTGTGAAGAAGCTGATTTTCGTCAGCCTGATCCTCTGGGGCAGCCTGGCGACGCTCACCGGGATCGTCTCCAACGCCTACTGGCTGATCGTCATTCGCTTCATGCTCGGCGTGGTCGAAGCCGCGGTGATGCCGGCCATGCTGATCTACCTGTGCCACTGGTTCACCCGTGCCGAACGCTCGCGGGCCAATACTTTCCTGATCCTCGGCAACCCGGTGACCATGCTCTGGATGTCGGTGGTGTCGGGCTATCTGGTGCAGCATTACAGCTGGCGCTGGATGTTCATCATCGAAGGTTTGCCGGCAGTGCTCTGGGCGTTTATCTGGTGGCGTCTGGCGGATGATCGTCCGGCCCAGGCCAAGTGGCTCAGCGACGCCGAAAAGCACGATCTGGAAAGCGCCCTCGCCGCCGAACAGGTGGGTATCAAGGCGGTGAAGAACTACGCCGAGGCCTTCCGCTCGCCGAAAGTGATCATCCTGGCCCTGCAATTTTTCTGCTGGAGCATCGGCGTCTACGGCTTCGTGCTATGGCTGCCGTCGATCCTCAAGGCCGGCGCGCAAATGGACATGGTCGAAGCCGGCTGGCTGTCGGCGCTGCCGTATCTGGCGGCGGTGATCGGGATGCTGCTGGTGTCCTGGGGCTCGGACAAACTGCAAAAGCGCAAACGCTTTGTCTGGCCACCGCTGCTGATCGCCTCGATTGCGTTCTACGGATCGTACGCGCTGGGCGCCGAACATTTCTGGTGGTCGTACACCCTGCTGGTGATTGCCGGGGCCTGCATGTACGCGCCTTACGGACCGTTCTTCGCGATCATCCCGGAAATCCTCCCGTCCAACGTCGCCGGTGGCGCCATGGCGTTGATCAACAGCATGGGCGCGCTGGGCTCGTTTGGCGGCTCTTATCTGGTCGGTTACCTGAACAGCTCCACCGGTTCGCCGGGCGCGTCGTACCTGCTGATGAGCGGCGCGCTGATGTTTTCGGTGGTGCTGACAATTCTCCTCAAGCCCGGCGCCAGCGACCGGGAACGTCCTGCGGTTGCGCAAACACGCCCGACCGCCGCCCATCCTTGA
- a CDS encoding NAD(P)-dependent oxidoreductase: MKKQVVLYKKLSPLLMARLHEQTDVTLIDNLDADGLAQLREALPRAHGLLGASLKLDAGLLDLAPNLRAIASVSVGVDNYDIDYLTERRILLSNTPDVLTETTADTGFALILATARRVVELANMVRAGQWNRNIGPVHFGSDVHGKTLGIIGMGRIGEALAQRGHFGFGMPVIYHSHSPKPAVEQRFNAQYRSLPELLQQADFVCLTLPLTVETEGLIGAEQFALMRPETIFINISRGKVVDETALIEALRSGQIRAAGLDVFEREPLNPDSPLLQLNNVVATPHIGSATHETREAMATCAVDNLLAALAGERPKNLVNTRAWKG, translated from the coding sequence ATGAAAAAGCAGGTCGTGCTGTACAAGAAACTCTCACCGTTGCTGATGGCTCGCCTGCATGAGCAGACCGACGTGACGCTGATCGACAACCTCGACGCCGATGGCCTGGCGCAACTGCGCGAGGCCCTGCCCCGCGCTCACGGGTTGCTCGGTGCCAGTCTGAAACTGGACGCGGGCCTGCTGGATCTGGCGCCGAATCTACGCGCCATCGCCAGCGTTTCGGTAGGCGTCGACAACTACGACATCGACTACCTGACCGAGCGGCGAATCCTGCTCAGCAACACCCCGGACGTGCTCACCGAAACCACCGCCGACACCGGCTTTGCGCTGATCCTCGCGACGGCCCGGCGCGTGGTGGAACTGGCGAACATGGTTCGTGCCGGCCAGTGGAACCGCAACATCGGCCCCGTGCATTTCGGCAGCGATGTGCACGGCAAAACCCTGGGCATCATTGGCATGGGGCGAATCGGCGAAGCGTTGGCCCAACGCGGGCATTTCGGTTTCGGCATGCCAGTGATCTATCACAGCCACTCGCCGAAACCGGCGGTGGAACAGCGCTTCAATGCGCAATACCGCAGCCTGCCGGAGCTGTTGCAGCAGGCCGATTTCGTTTGCCTGACATTGCCGCTGACAGTGGAAACCGAGGGGCTGATCGGTGCTGAACAGTTTGCGCTGATGCGTCCAGAGACGATCTTCATCAACATTTCACGGGGCAAAGTGGTGGACGAAACGGCGCTGATCGAAGCGTTGCGTTCCGGGCAGATTCGCGCAGCGGGGCTGGATGTGTTCGAACGCGAACCGCTGAACCCGGACTCGCCGCTGTTGCAACTGAACAACGTGGTGGCGACACCGCACATTGGCTCGGCGACCCATGAGACGCGCGAAGCGATGGCGACGTGTGCGGTGGACAATCTGCTGGCAGCGTTGGCGGGTGAGCGGCCGAAGAATCTGGTGAATACGCGGGCGTGGAAGGGTTGA
- a CDS encoding pyridoxal phosphate-dependent aminotransferase, translating to MRYSALTQRIAGDGAAAWQIHYRALELREQGVDVLLLSVGDPDFDTPRPIVQACIDSLLAGDTHYSQVRGSRGLRDSIVNRHRRCSGQEIDADQVIVTPGAQCGVYSVVQCLLDPGDEVIVAEPMYVTYEGVFGACGAKAVPVAVRPENGFRVDPADVAALITPKTRALLLNSPNNPSGASLSLKIWQELASLCIRHNLWLISDEVYSDLLYEGEHISPASLPGMAERTATLNSLSKSHAMSGWRVGWVIGPKPLIDHLEHLSLCMLFGIPDFVQKAAQVALEGDLPEVAMMREEYRQRRDLVCASLSACPGVRAVRPDGGMFVMVDVRQTGLSAQHFAERLLEGYGVSVLAGEAFGPSAAGHIRIGLVVDQRKLADACRRIALCAADLLEARRA from the coding sequence ATGCGCTATTCAGCCTTGACCCAACGAATTGCCGGAGACGGCGCTGCGGCCTGGCAGATTCATTACCGAGCTTTGGAATTACGAGAGCAGGGCGTTGATGTGTTGCTGTTGTCGGTGGGTGATCCGGACTTCGATACGCCGCGTCCCATCGTCCAGGCGTGCATTGACAGCCTGCTGGCTGGCGACACGCATTACTCGCAAGTGCGCGGCAGTCGCGGGCTACGCGACAGCATCGTCAACCGTCACCGGCGTTGCAGCGGTCAGGAGATCGATGCGGATCAGGTGATTGTGACGCCCGGCGCCCAGTGCGGGGTGTATTCGGTCGTGCAATGCCTGCTCGATCCGGGCGATGAAGTGATCGTCGCCGAACCGATGTACGTGACCTATGAAGGCGTGTTCGGTGCCTGCGGGGCGAAAGCGGTGCCGGTGGCGGTGCGTCCGGAGAACGGCTTTCGCGTTGATCCGGCGGATGTCGCGGCGCTGATCACGCCGAAAACCCGCGCGCTTTTGCTCAACAGTCCAAACAACCCTTCCGGTGCCAGTCTGTCGCTGAAGATCTGGCAGGAACTGGCGTCGCTGTGTATTCGGCACAACCTGTGGCTGATCAGTGACGAGGTTTACAGCGATCTGTTGTACGAGGGCGAGCACATCAGCCCGGCCAGCCTGCCGGGCATGGCCGAGCGCACCGCGACGCTCAACAGCCTGTCGAAATCCCACGCCATGAGCGGCTGGCGGGTCGGTTGGGTGATCGGGCCCAAGCCCTTGATTGACCATCTGGAACATCTGTCGTTGTGCATGCTGTTCGGCATTCCGGACTTTGTGCAGAAGGCGGCGCAGGTTGCGCTGGAGGGTGATCTGCCGGAAGTGGCAATGATGCGCGAGGAATACCGTCAGCGGCGCGACCTGGTGTGCGCGAGCCTGAGTGCGTGCCCGGGGGTGCGGGCGGTTCGGCCGGATGGCGGGATGTTTGTGATGGTCGATGTGCGCCAGACCGGGTTGTCTGCCCAGCACTTCGCCGAGCGGCTGCTGGAGGGCTATGGCGTTTCGGTGCTGGCCGGCGAAGCGTTCGGGCCAAGCGCGGCGGGGCACATCCGGATCGGGTTGGTGGTGGATCAACGGAAACTGGCGGATGCGTGTCGGCGGATTGCGTTGTGTGCGGCGGATCTTTTGGAAGCGCGCCGGGCCTGA
- a CDS encoding methyl-accepting chemotaxis protein, producing the protein MSLRNLNIAPRAFLGFAFIALLVIVLGVFAVSRMTTIRQASVDMETTQLPSIGFLGNMTENVLRMRILSFRVLVNREPAALQEAQTRISVLTDKLRSAQASYAALPAQPEEAALYKTFTATLDTYMQAQNQMMELSRQNKLDEMRTLINTRIKDGTDQMGEQLNKLVALNTTDAKTASAEAGEHYSNAITGIVVVAVIAALMTVLLAWLLTRSIVTPLNRALQAAETIAGGNLRNVIEVDGKDEPARLLGALSTMQASLRKTIEQIAGSATQLGAAAEELSTVTQEASRGLQQQNNEIEQAATAVNEMTAAVEEVARNAVSTSEASNQSTQAAREGRDRVVETVDAIQTMTHDVQNTSLMIEGLAAQGRDIGKVLDVIRAIAEQTNLLALNAAIEAARAGEAGRGFAVVADEVRALAHRTAQSTQEIEKMVAGIQNGTGEAVSSMQQSNQRTHSTLEMARAAGVALEQITQSIHLINERNLVIASASEEQAQVSREVDRNLVNIRDLATQSAAGANQTSAATHELSRLAVDLNAMVARFVI; encoded by the coding sequence ATGTCCCTGCGTAATCTGAACATCGCGCCTCGAGCTTTCCTGGGTTTTGCCTTCATTGCCTTGCTGGTCATCGTGCTGGGTGTATTTGCCGTGAGCCGCATGACGACCATTCGCCAGGCATCGGTCGATATGGAGACGACGCAACTGCCCAGCATCGGGTTTTTGGGCAACATGACGGAAAACGTCCTGCGCATGCGCATCCTCTCGTTCCGGGTGTTGGTCAACCGCGAACCCGCCGCGTTGCAGGAAGCCCAGACTCGCATCAGCGTCCTCACCGACAAGCTGCGCAGCGCTCAGGCCAGCTACGCAGCCTTGCCCGCCCAGCCAGAAGAAGCCGCGCTGTACAAGACGTTCACCGCCACCCTCGACACCTATATGCAAGCGCAGAACCAGATGATGGAACTGTCGCGGCAGAACAAGCTGGATGAGATGCGCACCCTGATCAATACGCGGATCAAGGACGGCACCGACCAGATGGGCGAGCAGCTCAATAAACTGGTGGCACTCAACACCACCGATGCGAAGACCGCTTCGGCCGAAGCGGGCGAACACTACAGCAACGCCATCACCGGCATCGTGGTCGTTGCGGTGATTGCCGCGCTGATGACCGTGTTGCTGGCCTGGCTGTTGACCCGCAGCATCGTCACCCCGCTGAACCGTGCATTGCAGGCTGCTGAAACCATCGCGGGCGGCAACCTGCGCAACGTCATCGAAGTCGATGGCAAGGATGAGCCGGCCCGTTTGCTCGGCGCCTTGTCCACCATGCAGGCCAGTTTGCGCAAAACCATCGAGCAGATCGCCGGTTCCGCCACGCAGCTGGGCGCCGCCGCCGAAGAGCTGAGCACGGTCACGCAAGAAGCGTCCCGCGGTCTGCAACAGCAAAACAATGAAATCGAACAAGCCGCCACAGCAGTCAACGAAATGACCGCCGCCGTGGAAGAAGTGGCGCGCAACGCCGTGTCGACTTCCGAAGCCTCGAACCAGTCGACCCAGGCTGCTCGTGAAGGTCGCGACCGCGTGGTGGAAACCGTCGATGCGATCCAGACCATGACCCACGACGTGCAGAACACCTCGCTGATGATCGAAGGCCTGGCCGCTCAGGGGCGGGACATCGGCAAGGTGCTGGACGTGATTCGCGCCATTGCCGAACAGACCAACCTGCTGGCACTGAACGCCGCGATTGAAGCGGCCCGTGCCGGTGAAGCCGGGCGTGGTTTTGCAGTGGTGGCGGACGAGGTGCGGGCGTTGGCGCATCGTACGGCGCAATCGACTCAGGAAATCGAGAAGATGGTGGCCGGCATCCAAAACGGTACGGGGGAGGCGGTTTCGTCGATGCAGCAAAGCAATCAGCGCACCCACAGCACCCTGGAAATGGCCCGAGCCGCCGGTGTCGCGCTGGAGCAGATCACCCAGTCGATCCATCTGATCAACGAACGCAACCTGGTGATCGCCAGCGCGTCCGAAGAGCAGGCGCAGGTGTCCCGTGAAGTCGACCGCAACCTGGTGAACATCCGCGACCTGGCGACCCAGTCCGCTGCCGGGGCCAACCAGACCAGCGCTGCCACCCACGAACTGTCGCGCCTGGCCGTTGATTTGAATGCCATGGTGGCGCGTTTCGTGATTTGA
- a CDS encoding glycerate kinase: protein MKIVIAPDSFKDSLSAQGVADAIALGLVEVWPDAQLVKCPMADGGEGTVESILAACEGQLRRTRVKGPLGTTVDAAWGWLPQSLTAIIEMAEASGLQLVPPGQRDACISSTFGTGELIRAALDAGAQRVILAIGGSATNDGGAGAMQALGVKLLDAQGQTLAPGGLALAQLARIDLSDIDPRLTDVRFDIAADVNNPLCGPHGASAIFGPQKGATPAQVEQLDRALGHFAGLCAQVLGNDVRDEPGSGAAGGLGFAAKAFLGAQFKAGVEVVAELVGLADAVKGADLVITGEGRFDAQTLRGKTPFGVARIAGQHGVPVIVIAGTLGEGYQALYEHGIDAAFALASGPMTLEQACTEAPRLLRERASDIARVWRIAKRQS, encoded by the coding sequence ATGAAAATCGTCATCGCCCCCGATTCGTTCAAGGACAGCCTCAGCGCACAAGGCGTGGCCGATGCCATTGCCCTTGGTCTGGTTGAAGTCTGGCCCGATGCGCAACTGGTCAAATGCCCGATGGCCGATGGGGGCGAAGGCACGGTCGAGTCGATTCTGGCCGCCTGCGAAGGTCAACTCCGTCGCACTCGCGTCAAAGGGCCGCTGGGCACAACGGTCGACGCCGCGTGGGGCTGGTTGCCCCAGAGCCTCACCGCCATCATCGAGATGGCCGAGGCCAGCGGCTTGCAACTCGTTCCGCCGGGGCAACGCGATGCGTGCATCAGCAGCACCTTCGGCACCGGTGAGTTGATCCGCGCGGCACTCGACGCCGGGGCGCAACGGGTGATCCTGGCGATTGGCGGCAGCGCCACCAACGACGGCGGCGCGGGGGCGATGCAAGCGCTGGGCGTGAAACTGCTCGATGCACAAGGCCAAACCCTGGCGCCCGGCGGATTGGCACTGGCGCAACTGGCGCGCATCGATCTCAGTGACATCGATCCGCGTCTGACCGACGTGCGCTTCGACATCGCCGCCGACGTCAACAATCCACTGTGCGGCCCCCACGGCGCCTCTGCGATTTTCGGCCCACAAAAAGGCGCAACGCCTGCGCAGGTCGAGCAGCTGGATCGCGCCCTCGGGCACTTCGCCGGGCTTTGCGCCCAGGTCCTCGGCAATGACGTGCGTGACGAGCCGGGCAGCGGCGCGGCGGGTGGCCTGGGGTTTGCCGCCAAGGCCTTCCTGGGCGCGCAGTTCAAAGCCGGGGTTGAAGTGGTCGCGGAATTGGTCGGCCTGGCCGATGCGGTCAAGGGCGCCGACCTGGTGATCACCGGCGAAGGCCGCTTCGATGCGCAAACCCTGCGCGGCAAGACACCGTTTGGTGTCGCACGCATCGCCGGGCAACACGGCGTACCGGTCATCGTCATCGCCGGCACCTTGGGCGAGGGTTATCAGGCCCTGTACGAACATGGCATCGACGCCGCGTTTGCCTTGGCGAGCGGGCCGATGACCCTGGAGCAGGCGTGCACCGAGGCGCCACGGTTGTTGCGCGAGCGGGCGAGCGACATCGCCCGGGTCTGGCGTATCGCCAAACGCCAATCCTGA
- a CDS encoding sugar diacid recognition domain-containing protein, with product MFELDHDLAQDIVDRAMAILPYNVNVMDSQGLILGSGEPERVNTRHEGAQLVLANGRVVEIDAQTAIHLKGVQPGINLPLLLDQRLIGVLGITGEPEQLRTYAELVRMTAEMLVGQRNQQAEQQWRRQRCDDLLALLLSEAGDSPRLIDEAQQLGLKPQLTRVPYLFELGMEHGPGQTVDALSAWLTSRYPDSWCVSSAKSSLLWCRPANQAIENDRLLEKLDGLGWNILRIAVGGQADGLSGLRRCYRRVGDLLAYGRDVLPHSRLLTLTRYRLPVMLWRHRNDDALDELLKPLRKVIAKDGNGQLLATLRSWCDHDGQSQACADALGIHRNSLRYRMERIAELSGVDPLRLDGMLALYLGVQLLPQTDANP from the coding sequence ATGTTCGAACTCGATCACGACCTGGCCCAGGACATCGTCGACCGGGCGATGGCCATCCTGCCTTACAACGTCAACGTCATGGACAGCCAGGGGTTGATTCTCGGCAGTGGTGAACCGGAGCGGGTCAACACCCGGCACGAAGGCGCGCAACTGGTGCTGGCCAACGGGCGGGTGGTGGAAATCGATGCGCAAACCGCTATCCACCTCAAGGGCGTACAACCGGGTATCAACCTGCCGCTGTTGCTCGATCAACGGCTGATTGGCGTGCTCGGCATCACCGGCGAACCCGAGCAATTGCGCACCTACGCCGAACTGGTGCGCATGACCGCCGAGATGCTGGTGGGCCAGCGCAATCAGCAGGCCGAACAGCAATGGCGGCGCCAGCGTTGCGATGATTTGCTGGCGTTGCTGCTCAGCGAGGCAGGGGATTCGCCGCGCTTGATCGATGAGGCGCAACAGCTTGGGCTCAAACCGCAACTGACGCGGGTGCCGTATTTGTTCGAGCTGGGAATGGAGCACGGTCCGGGGCAAACCGTCGACGCACTCAGCGCCTGGCTGACCTCGCGCTACCCGGACAGTTGGTGCGTGAGTTCGGCCAAGTCGTCGTTGCTGTGGTGCCGGCCGGCCAACCAGGCGATCGAGAACGACCGCTTGCTGGAAAAGCTCGACGGCCTCGGCTGGAATATCTTGCGCATCGCCGTGGGCGGGCAGGCCGACGGCTTGTCGGGTTTGCGCCGTTGCTATCGGCGGGTCGGCGACTTGCTGGCCTATGGGCGCGATGTACTGCCGCATTCACGTCTGCTGACGCTGACCCGTTATCGATTGCCGGTGATGCTCTGGCGCCATCGCAACGATGATGCGCTGGACGAATTGCTCAAGCCCTTGCGCAAAGTCATCGCCAAGGACGGCAACGGCCAATTGCTGGCGACGTTGCGCAGTTGGTGCGATCACGACGGCCAGAGCCAGGCCTGCGCCGATGCGCTGGGCATTCACCGCAACAGCCTGCGTTACCGGATGGAGCGGATTGCCGAGCTCAGCGGCGTCGACCCGTTGCGCCTCGATGGCATGCTGGCGCTGTACCTCGGCGTGCAGCTACTCCCACAAACAGACGCAAATCCATGA